A single Amia ocellicauda isolate fAmiCal2 chromosome 9, fAmiCal2.hap1, whole genome shotgun sequence DNA region contains:
- the LOC136759185 gene encoding CBY1-interacting BAR domain-containing protein 2-like isoform X2 produces MNSIISRETQIKIMESTVTDAEKYLGQFCTVLASYTRKTAKLRDKADLLVKQLIDFANTENPELRTCLKSFAEDLAMVQDYRQAEVERLETRVVAPLKAYGDIIKHKRADLKKFSTDRNREIKEVEKLEKMRQKNPSDRQGISQAETNAQKAAADVNRSTRQLEEIINDFQKQKMEDIKKIFTEFIMVEMLFHSKALEVYSNTFQNLENFDIEKDLEIYRSRVQMYDGTMDPHALQTAGMLSTMQRYPSPTPSSMKQLPNLSRRAHQSKLRRQKEMEEEEEEEEEEEESEEEDDLEDIRKAYDYQYAKNRRQKFIS; encoded by the exons atgaataGCATAATTTCCAG AGAAACACAGATAAAGATCATGGAGTCCACAGTGACCGATGCAGAGAAATACCTGGGCCAGTTCTGCACTGTGCTGGCGTCCTACACTCGCAAGACGGCCAAACTGAGGGACAAGGCTGACCTCCTGGTCAAGCAGCTCATAGACTTTGCCAACACAGAGAACCCAGAGCTCAGGACCTGTCTCAAGAGCTTCGCCGAAGACTTAGCCATGGTGCAGGACTACAGGCAAGCAGAG gtggaaCGGTTAGAAACCAGAGTGGTGGCTCCTCTGAAAGCTTACGGAGATATCATCAAGCACAAACGA GCAGACCTGAAGAAGTTCAGCACCGATCGCAACCGTGAGATTAAAGAAGTGGAGAAGCTGGAGAAAATGAGACAGAAAAACCCCTCAGACAGACAGGGCATT TCCCAG GCAGAAACCAACGCCCAGAAAGCAGCTGCAGACGTCAACCGAAGTACACGACAGCTTGAAGAAATCATTAATGATTTCCAGAAACAAAAAATGGAAGACATCAAG aaaaTCTTCACCGAGTTTATCATGGTGGAGATGCTTTTCCATTCAAAAGCCTTGGAGGTTTATTCCAATACTTTCCAAAACCTGGAAAATTTCGATATTGAGAAAGATCTGGAG ATATACAGGTCAAGAGTCCAGATGTATGATGGGACAATGGATCCTCATGCTTTACAAACTGCCGGAATGTTGTCTACCATGCAGAGATACCCCAGCCCGACCCCATCCTCTATGAAACAGCTACCCAATTTATCCAGAAGG GCTCATCAAAGCAAACTGCGCAGGCAAAAggagatggaggaggaggaggaggaggaggaggaagaggaggaatcaGAAGAGGAGGACGATCTAGAGGATATAAGGAAGGCATATGATTATCAATATGCTAAAAACAGACGACAAAAGTTCATCAGTTGA
- the LOC136759185 gene encoding CBY1-interacting BAR domain-containing protein 2-like isoform X1 produces MNSIISRETQIKIMESTVTDAEKYLGQFCTVLASYTRKTAKLRDKADLLVKQLIDFANTENPELRTCLKSFAEDLAMVQDYRQAEVERLETRVVAPLKAYGDIIKHKRADLKKFSTDRNREIKEVEKLEKMRQKNPSDRQGIVSFQTDISQSRQKPTPRKQLQTSTEVHDSLKKSLMISRNKKWKTSRKSSPSLSWWRCFSIQKPWRFIPILSKTWKISILRKIWRYTGQESRCMMGQWILMLYKLPECCLPCRDTPARPHPL; encoded by the exons atgaataGCATAATTTCCAG AGAAACACAGATAAAGATCATGGAGTCCACAGTGACCGATGCAGAGAAATACCTGGGCCAGTTCTGCACTGTGCTGGCGTCCTACACTCGCAAGACGGCCAAACTGAGGGACAAGGCTGACCTCCTGGTCAAGCAGCTCATAGACTTTGCCAACACAGAGAACCCAGAGCTCAGGACCTGTCTCAAGAGCTTCGCCGAAGACTTAGCCATGGTGCAGGACTACAGGCAAGCAGAG gtggaaCGGTTAGAAACCAGAGTGGTGGCTCCTCTGAAAGCTTACGGAGATATCATCAAGCACAAACGA GCAGACCTGAAGAAGTTCAGCACCGATCGCAACCGTGAGATTAAAGAAGTGGAGAAGCTGGAGAAAATGAGACAGAAAAACCCCTCAGACAGACAGGGCATTGTATCCTTCCAAACAGACATCTCTCAGTCTCG GCAGAAACCAACGCCCAGAAAGCAGCTGCAGACGTCAACCGAAGTACACGACAGCTTGAAGAAATCATTAATGATTTCCAGAAACAAAAAATGGAAGACATCAAG aaaaTCTTCACCGAGTTTATCATGGTGGAGATGCTTTTCCATTCAAAAGCCTTGGAGGTTTATTCCAATACTTTCCAAAACCTGGAAAATTTCGATATTGAGAAAGATCTGGAG ATATACAGGTCAAGAGTCCAGATGTATGATGGGACAATGGATCCTCATGCTTTACAAACTGCCGGAATGTTGTCTACCATGCAGAGATACCCCAGCCCGACCCCATCCTCTATGA